The Mycolicibacterium flavescens genomic interval GGCCGAGGTCCTTGTTGACCTGTGCGCAGGCACCTTTCAGCAAGCCCAGCGCCCGGATCTGGGTGCGCTCGAGACCGCGGCCGGAGATCGGGAAGTTCTCCACCGCGCGCTGAGTCTGCGCGCGCCACAGCGCGTTGACCGGCACCCGGACCTCGCCCATGGTGTCGTGCTCGATGCGGTACTCGGTTTCAGCTGCGCTGTCGGAGTCGACGCTCATGAATGTCCTTACTTCTCTTGTGGTTACGGCAGCGGGTAGACGGCGTTGCTGTCGCCGGTGAAGTCGATCGCGGAGTACTCGCTGAGTTTGGACAGCCGGTGGTACGCCTCGATCATCCGAACGGTGCCCGATTTCGAGCGCATCACGATCGACTGCGTGGTGCACCCGCCGCTGTAGAAGTGCACGCCCTTGAGCAGGTCACCGTCGGTGACGCCGGTGGCGCAGAAGAAGACGTTGTCGCCGGAGACCAAGTCCTCGGTGGTCAACACGCGGTCCAGGTCGTGGCCGCGGTCGATGGCCTTCTGCCGCTCCCCGTCGTCCTTCGGCGCCAACTGGCCCTGGATGGCGCCGCCCATGCAGCGGATCGCGGCCGCGGCGATGATCCCTTCCGGCGTACCGCCGATTCCGGCCAACATGTCGGTGCTGGTGTTGGGGCGGCACGCCGAGATCGCGCCTGCGACGTCGCCGTCGGTGATCAGCCGGCACCGCGCGCCGGCCTCCCGCACATCGGCGATCAACTGCTGATGGCGCGGCCGGTCCAGGATGCACACGGTCAGATCGGAGACCGACACATTCTTCGCCTTTGCCACCCGACGGATGTTCTCCCCGATCGGGGCGGTGATGTCGATCGCGTCGACGGCCTCGGGTCCAACCGCGATCTTGCTCATGTAGAACACCGCGGACGGATCGAACATGGTGCCGCGTTCGGAGACCGCGAGCACCGAGATGGCATTGGACAGGCCTTTGCTCATCAACGTGGTGCCGTCGATGGGGTCCACGGCGAAGTCGCATTCCGGTCCGTCCCCGTTGCCGACCTCTTCGCCGTTGTAGAGCATCGGCGCGTTGTCCTTCTCGCCCTCGCCGATCACCACCACGCCGCGCATCGACACCGAGTTCACCAGCTCGCGCATGGCGTCGACGGCCGCCCCGTCGCCGCCCTCCTTGTCGCCGCGGCCCACCCAGCGGCCTGCGGCCATGGCGCCTGCCTCGGTTACTCGGACGAGCTCGAGCGCGAGATTTCGATCTGGGGCTTCACCACGGGTCGGACTCATGGCCCAGATTGTCCCATTAGCCGGTCCGCGTTCGGGAGCTGGGATACTGGCGGAGTGACCTCGCAACCGGCTCCTGCACCCAAGCCCGCCAAGTCGCGGCTGCTGCATGACGGCCGGGACATGTTCTGGTCGATGGCGCCATTGGTGCTGGCCTGCATCGTGCTGGCCGGGATGCTGGGGATGTGCTCGTTCCAGGGCGCGGGACCCGGCGCCGGTCCGGTCCCGTCCTTCGACGCCCCCGCGGCGTTACGTGCCGATGCCGAGGCGCTGAAGATCCCGATCCGGATCCCGCAACTGCCCGAGGGCTGGCAGTCGAACTCGGGTAGCCGCAACGGCATCGAGGCCGGTCGCGCGGACCCCGCGACGGGGCAGACCCTGCGTGCCGTCAGCTCTACCGTCGGTTATCTCGCACCCAGCGGGATGTATGTGAGCCTGACCCAGAGCAACGCCGACGAGGAGAAGCTGGTCTCTTCGCTCGAGTCCGATGTCGTGCCCACCGGGGTTCAGGACGTCGACGGTGTGAAATGGGTGGTCTACGGCGGCACCGACGACGACGGCAAGCCCGCCGAACCGGTGTGGACGACGCGGCTGGCCGGCCCCACCGGACCGGCGCAGATCGCGCTGACCGGCGCCGCGGGCGCCGGCGATTTTCGTACGCTTGCGGCGGCGACGCAGACCGCGGCGCCCCTGCCGGTCCCGTAGGAGCACGATTGACTTGTTCGACGAGATTGCACCCACGCAGGCTCCATCCCGCACTTTCTCTGCATGGTTTCAATCTCGCGTGACGAGCGAACTGGAGAAGCGCCCATGACCGCACCGGACCCCGATGTCGCCGCCGGGGCGGCTCCGGACCCCGATGTCGCCGCCGGAGCGGCTCCGGACCCCGATGTCGCCGCCGGGGCGGCTCCGGACCCCGATGTCGCCGCCGGGGCGGCTCCGGACCCCAATGTCGCCGCCGGGGTGGCTCCGGAAGCCGACCTCACCGGATGGGCCGCCGCGCCCTTCACCGCCGCCGGTTACACCCACGACGTCTACCGCAAGGGCGAGGGCCCCGGTGTGGTGCTCATCCCCGAGATGCCCGGCGTGCACCCCGGCGTCCTGGCGCTCGGCGACCACCTCGTGGAGGCCGGCTTCACCGTCGCGATTCCGTCGTTGTTCGGCACGCCCGGTGCGGCGCCGATGCGCCCGGGCATGGTGCCGGTCATGCTGCGCGGGTGCGTGGCCAAGGAATTCGCCGCTTTCGCCACCAACGCCGACCGCCCCGTCGCGCACTACCTGCGCGCACTGGCCCGCGACCTCAACGCGCAGACGCCGGGCAAGGGGGTCGGGGTCATCGGCCAGTGCTTCACCGGTGGCTTCGCCCTGGCCGCCGCTGTCGACGACAGCGTTCTCGCGCCGGTGCTGAGCCAGCCGTCGCTGCCGTTGCCGCTGACACCGAAGCAGCGCAGGGACCCGGGCCTATCCGAGGCCGAGCTGAAGGTCGTCGAGCGCCGCGCCGCCGACGAAGGGTTGTGCGCGCTGGGTCTGCGCTTCAGCAAGGATCCGCTGGTGCCTGCGGAGCGCTTCAAAACGCTCAAGGACCGCCTCGGGGATGCGTTCGAGGTGATCGAGATCGACTCGGGTAAGGGCAACGAACACGGCTTCGGGGCGATGGCTCACTCGGTGTTGACGTTGGAACTGCGTCACCAGGAAGGGCATCCGACGGACGCGGCCCTCAAGCGCGTGGTCGCGTTCCTCAGGGAACGGCTGGTTTAGGTTTCGGGTCGGCTTGGGTTTTGGCCCGCGCCTTTTTGATGCGACGGCCCAGCCACCAGAACGGGTTTCGACGTTTAGGTTTTTCATCGGCCGAGTCGGGCCGGCGCATCGGCACGCCCTTGTACTCCTCGAGGTAGACGCTGATCGTGGTGACGATGACGATCATCAGCACCGGTCCGATCACGATGCCCCACGCGCCGAACATGCTGATTCCGGCGAACACGGCGAGCAGCATCAGCGCGGCGTCCAGACGGGCCTCGCGCGGCACCAGGATCGGCCGCAGGAAGTTGTCGATGTTGGTGACCACGATCAGGTGGAACAGGATCACGAACGCGCCGCCGAAGATGTTGCCGAACAGGATCATTCCGATACCGAACGGGATCGTGACGATACCGCTGCCCAACGGGATGACCGACAGCGCCGACAGCAGCACGGCGAACAGGAAGAAACCCTGATGGAAGCCCGCCAGGTAGATCGACGCGGCGCCCGCGACGCCCTGGCACACCGCGATGACGAACTGGCCCATCACGGTGCCCTTCACCATCGCGCCCATCTTCTCCATGTAGACGTCGGTGATCCCCTCGCCGAGG includes:
- the ydiK gene encoding putative permease, yielding MSTEFSLPQRRALAVATVIAVAFGAYFLRGFFILIVVAAVGAYLFSPLYTWLNKKMGRGLSATLTLLAAFAAVIVPLSLFVTLAVVQISTMVERVAEWVGRTDLSALGDRALQFVNDLLRRVPYIDTTVTPESLQSSMARVAQEAGQWLLGLLQGAAGGLFGAVTALILFVYVFVSLLTNRERVVAIIRQLNPLGEGITDVYMEKMGAMVKGTVMGQFVIAVCQGVAGAASIYLAGFHQGFFLFAVLLSALSVIPLGSGIVTIPFGIGMILFGNIFGGAFVILFHLIVVTNIDNFLRPILVPREARLDAALMLLAVFAGISMFGAWGIVIGPVLMIVIVTTISVYLEEYKGVPMRRPDSADEKPKRRNPFWWLGRRIKKARAKTQADPKPKPAVP
- a CDS encoding dienelactone hydrolase-like enzyme, whose product is MTAPDPDVAAGAAPDPDVAAGAAPDPDVAAGAAPDPDVAAGAAPDPNVAAGVAPEADLTGWAAAPFTAAGYTHDVYRKGEGPGVVLIPEMPGVHPGVLALGDHLVEAGFTVAIPSLFGTPGAAPMRPGMVPVMLRGCVAKEFAAFATNADRPVAHYLRALARDLNAQTPGKGVGVIGQCFTGGFALAAAVDDSVLAPVLSQPSLPLPLTPKQRRDPGLSEAELKVVERRAADEGLCALGLRFSKDPLVPAERFKTLKDRLGDAFEVIEIDSGKGNEHGFGAMAHSVLTLELRHQEGHPTDAALKRVVAFLRERLV
- the glpX gene encoding fructose-1,6-bisphosphatase, class II, with the protein product MAAGRWVGRGDKEGGDGAAVDAMRELVNSVSMRGVVVIGEGEKDNAPMLYNGEEVGNGDGPECDFAVDPIDGTTLMSKGLSNAISVLAVSERGTMFDPSAVFYMSKIAVGPEAVDAIDITAPIGENIRRVAKAKNVSVSDLTVCILDRPRHQQLIADVREAGARCRLITDGDVAGAISACRPNTSTDMLAGIGGTPEGIIAAAAIRCMGGAIQGQLAPKDDGERQKAIDRGHDLDRVLTTEDLVSGDNVFFCATGVTDGDLLKGVHFYSGGCTTQSIVMRSKSGTVRMIEAYHRLSKLSEYSAIDFTGDSNAVYPLP